One segment of Solanum stenotomum isolate F172 chromosome 1, ASM1918654v1, whole genome shotgun sequence DNA contains the following:
- the LOC125855092 gene encoding uncharacterized protein LOC125855092: MKDFSKIAPPLYKLFEKEAKFYFDGACLAAFTRLKEKLIFTLVIISHDWSAAFEVMCDVSEKKDGKPRMIRWVLLLQEFDFEVNDRRGYENQVADHLSRLEGKENEELEVEINDSFPDEQPILEVELFDVWGIDFMGPFVSSFGNMYILVAMDYDSKWVEAVALPNNEGKSIVQFLKRYIFARFGTSRVISDGGSHFSNRLFGSALSKYGMKNKVATPYNPQTCGQVEVSNCEIKSILAKILVFEKSFHLPIELEYKALWALKALNFDWDNDSKDTVNQLNELDEFRFRAYESSALYKETMKKWHDSTILRERSKLEVGCCYVILG, encoded by the exons AtgaaagacttctcaaaaattgcacccCCATTATACAAATTGTTTGAAAAGGAGGCAAAATTTTACTTTGATGGTGCTTGTTTGGCAGCCTTTACACGTCTAAAAGAGAAATTGATCTTTACCCTGGTTATCATTAGCCACGATTGGTCAGCCGCTTtcgaagtgatgtgtgatgtCAGTG AGAAGAAAGATGGCAAGCCAAGAATGATAAGGTGGGTATTATTGCTgcaagaatttgactttgaagTCAACGATAGAAGAGGATATGAAAATCAAGTGGCTGACCATCTATCCAGATTAGAAGGCAAGGAGAACGAAGAGCTGGAGGTAGAGATCAATGACTCATTTCCCGATGAGCAG CCTATTCTAGAAGTTGAGTTATTTGATGTCTGGGGAatagatttcatgggcccattcgTGAGCTCATTTGGTAACATGTACATTTTGGTGGCTATGGATTATGATTCCAAATGGGTAGAAGCAGTGGCACTACCTAACAATGAGGGGAAGAGCATTGTTCAATTTCTAAAACGCTACATCTTTGCAAGGTTTGGCACTTCTCGAGTTATTAGTGATGGAGGGTCACATTTTTCCAATCGCCTATTTGGATCTGCATTGAGTAAATACGGCATGAAAAACAAAGTGGCTACACCATATAATCCCCAAACATGTGGCCAAGTGGAAGTTTCGAACTGTGAGATTAAGAGTATATTGGCAAAGATC CTagtttttgagaagtcttttcaCTTACCAATTGAACTTGAATACAAAGCACTTTGGGCATTAAAGGCATTAAATTTTGATTGGGACAATGATTCGAAAGATACAGTCAATCAACTAAATGAATTGGATGAATTTAGGTTTAGggcatatgaaagttcagccctCTACAAAGAAACAATGAAGAAGTGGCATGATTCTACAATCCTTAGAGAGCGTTCCAAGTTGGAGGTTGGGTGTTGCTATGTAATTCTAGGCTGA